From the genome of Anopheles funestus chromosome 2RL, idAnoFuneDA-416_04, whole genome shotgun sequence:
cacacacacacacacacacacacacacacacacacacacacacacacacacggacacaaTCAAACACACTCTAAGGTGCCGATTGGCATACAGGGCGACGGACGAACTGCATCAACGGATGGTGGAACAGTCCGGAACACACGGAACGTGCCTCGGGGCTAGGGTACGCGACGTTTCGTACGCGTTTGCCATGGGACGTGCCTTGTTTCACTGCTGACGGTTCGCATACACGTCGTACTGGCACTCGATGCCATCATCTGTTTTGGCACGTTAGTCACGAACCTGGTGGACGTTTCTGTACAGCAGAAGAAAGAACCATCGGAATggactttttctttttaccccaaaaaccacttcATGCCGACTGGTTAGTATTCCAGTCAACCAGTATCAACATGATAGTGTCCTTATgaagagggggggggggggggcgaaaaaaagagagagagaggcaagaaataaaaacttataACGCCAACATAACGATGGATTCAATTCTAAACTCGCTAGTCGGAAAAGGGAAGTCACGTTCTGGCGTTCGTTCCATCCCTCGACCCGCTACTAGTGCCAGTATGAGAACTTCGAGAGGCTATCACTACTTCCCATTTGCTCCCCAGAGTGGACGATCTTTACCGCACACGAAGAGAGTTCGATGGCCGATCGATACTGGAACGGCTTCGTGTCCGGTAGGAATGTTTGACGATTGAAATTCTTCAACTTTGCACAACCTGAGCCACGCGATTCGAGTTTTTATTACGAACGCCATTTCCCAGTACTGGCGTACTGGCTTCAAACCTACTTGGAAAAGTACATTAATATATGTGCTTTTCAAGGATCACTCCACTCCGGCACGGTATTATTGAACCTGCAAGATTGgcaaacatttatcaaaacgCAACCACAATTCAATCCCGCCCCCAGTGAGCACCCGGCCGCCCGCCCTTGTCGGAAGGAAAATTCGCATGAAGAGAATTTGCCCGGCTGCTCTACATTTCCCTCTATCGATGAAGCTGTTTACTGAGCACACCAATACATAGGGCCCCGATTGGGACGAGGCACGGGATGGACACGGCTTCTGGTCGATATACACTCACCCAAACCCAAGGTTCGTGAAGGGAGAGAGTCGCACGAGGAAAATGCTATCGATTAATCACGTCTGAAGGCCATAATACGGTGCTGCTGGCAAACCGGGGTTCAGCAAacggggggaggggggtgggAAGCAGGAACATGCGGAAAAATACGTGCACGCGATACGGAAACCCGGGGAttccgggggttttttttcggaaacaGTTTTCCATTGTTAACATTGATATAAATCGTTGCGCATTACTAAGCATGGAGTTGGAATTGTCGAAGTGAAAGAACATTcgaacattatttatttcaaccaaaacCGGTATTGGCGATGGATTTTATgctgaaggagaaaaaaaacccgttttgTCGGTCACTGTAAAGCTACCTTAATGTGGCACATGCGTACAAATGCTGCTGTTAAAGGTTTTTGGTGGCCGTACTGTTCACGTACCAAACATTAATGGGAAAAAGCAACATACGGGATAGACAGAGACAGAGTGCATGGGATGGAATAGCATGGCCACAATATCTTCAATACGTTCCTTTTTTGTCCCTTTGCGCGCACTTCCCCCCGGGGAGGGAGCATCTTTCCcgacaaccacaacaaaacaacaacatgacAATTCAACCATCTGGGACGTCTACTACATTCTCGGTACCACCTATACGGCGGGaaaggatgttttttgttgttgctgttgttgttgtatccCTTGAGTATGTCCACACGTTTCGGAAGTGCGTATATCGATCCGCCTTTTTTGGGACGAGTTCCAGCAGCAATGTAGTGGTGCGAACGTGCTGCTTCTTCTTTGCTGGACAAAAACCCCCTAACCACCACCCGGGCAGGAAAAATCGATACGGAGAAGTGGGTGTTGGACATGAGGAGTATGGAAGGAGAGGGTATGCGGACGTGCGATTATTTGCACAAGACTTGGCACATAACGCAGCACCGCtgatgaaatttgttttccaattttcgggcgtaaatttaatttccttaaTTCCACACACCACGGGACACGGCAACTGGAAATTgatggaaccaaaaaaaaacaacaaaaaaatgaaagaagggAAAATTATGTGCAAAGGAAAACctgctttttttataaatgatttatttaaatttttgcaacacaCCAAGAAAGTTCCACTCCACTCGGTGTGATtaatggaatgttttattgAGCTTGACAATTACACAACTGCCAGCCGCCCCACCGGTACGGTTTGCAATCACGTGCACGTGAGACTGGAAGTGTTGTGGAAGTAGAACCACACCCCTCGGCAATGGTAAAAGGAACCGGAAACGGGAGCGAAGCTCTgcacatggtttttttttattttgttgcacaACGAAGGAGCAGCACgctcaaagaagaaaaaaaaagcagaaggaAAATTGTATCGATTTTTCCGCTAGCCGAGAAAAATATGTTCGTCCCAGACCCTGGCCAACTTCATGTCgtagtcgtcgtcgtcgtcgtcgttgtctcGTTCGACGTAATAATCCTGCCCGGAATGGGCGCACGCTAGTAGTAGTGACTGGGCCGTATGCCAAATACTCCGGGACCGTCCGGATTATCGATTCGTTGTTCGGTCTGGGCTGCCCTGATTTGTTctccacgcacacacacacacatacacacctatAGCGAATACTTGCTTGAATGCGGGATTCCGTGCTGTCATTTCTGCACTCGTCTACATCCGGCCTCACCAATACCACTCACTGCAAGAAGTATATAGTGCGGGCGCATTGTCTGCGGGGGCTAGCGCAATAGCGCAAGAGTAAACAAATCTATGACAAGGGCGTTTTCGAGGGCGAAACGGCATTCCGCCCACCCTTGGTTGCTGGTAGTAGTGGtactagtagtagtagtattgGTGTGCAAGATTTGCACGACAAGCAAGCGATTCAATTTCCGTCCTCCGTCCTATAAAAACGGACTCTTCCGGTACTTCTTCTCTTCAGGTTTAGACACGATACGGTTCGGCTTCTTTTGGGGCGGTTCACAGCACGCCAACAGAACCGAACGCGAACGCGTGTCTGTACATAGCCATCGTTTGCGAAGGGAACATAACCTGCCCTCTTGGCCTCCAAACACtccttctccttctttttcccccctccctgCTCTAGTAAATACGTgcgtaaaaaacaaaaaaaaaatgtacaaaaacggaaaatgcaTTTGAATGAATTACATCACCGGTTGCCCGCGTTTGGGCCGGGTTTGGctttttcggttgaagttcAACCGAACTGAAATAAATCTAcggaggtttgtttttttttctcttgttttggTTCGCCCGTGCCTGATGGAGGCATCCTGACGAACGtgatttttccatcatttaCAGTCAATTACTTTAAAGTTGAATACGAATGCGAAGCATGACGTTTTGatggcggttttttttggctgtgGGAATCCATCGCTGAATTTgtagaagatttatttttgaaagttattttagtgagtaaaattttagtaCAACCGACTGCTCTAACAAATTGGTGTACGAAAGCGCCTGAATCGTACAaaccaccatgcgtctccattgagTGAAACACGCTATTGCGATAAATTATCTCACATACACCGTACGCATATGTCATGGTAACCACAGGGTACAGTTTTCCATGGCACACTCTTTTGggttttcattgttttcgaTTATTATTGCAATATAACGGgcgtgttgattttttttttgtattccgcTTCCGCTTATCCTTTATAATTGAttgcatgtttgtttgtttgtttgttttttctccaccaAATGGTACTGATATTTGCGCAATTAACATTTATAGCGCAAAGAagcttatgttttatttaaggCCCCAAGTACAACAGCACATACAGCCACGGGATGCGTGGAAATACGTGGAAAAGAATGGTTTCTTATCGGTGGTTGAATGTACTGCGCAGCTTCCTTTCATACctcattattctttttttatttccagctAACAAGCTTCAAACATTACACAACACACTAGGTCAATGCTTTATTTTGGTGTGCTTTATCAATAAAGATAAGTACTAAGTATGACTGGTTCCCCCATTTTTAGCAGCGAataaagcaaccaaaaaaaaaaaagaagccatCACACGTCGTTGTTCGATGTTGATTGTACGGTATCAGTAAATTATCAACCAGCCCTGGTTGTGGGGCTACGCAGCGTCACTGCTGGACTGCAATTTGTGTACCAggatagaagaagaaaaatgctttCTATGTCAATAAGACATTATAGATAAGATAGATTGTATCGTTATCGAACTATCGATGCGATGAAATGGTCACCTATCAAACAcgcaagcagaaaaaaaacatcgacttCATTTCTGTTTATCAGCCATTGGAAACTCCAGTTTGATTCAACACATCCACCCCATTTCTTGTACACGGTTTTGTTAGTGAAGGTGGACCTGATAGTGAGTATGCTGATAGTTAGTTTTGTGTCTTATCGTGCAGGACAacttcgtaaaaaaaacaaaacttctctGTGTTGGAAAATCCGTGCCCCCGTTTGAGTGGGAGTTATCTTAtcggcaacaaaaaagaaactgtgCCTATAATGGTGCGGAACGATCGCACGTATTAGACACCACTCTGGTAAAGAATGTGATTTAGTCGTAAATAATATGACGATCGATATGAGTGTGATTAATATAGCTTACTAGCAATAACAGGAAACCAGGCAACAGAAAGCActgaaattgaattaattattatatgtATGTACATTCCATTATTTAGCTGGCGTTTTCCAATGAAACGAGAGACGTGCAAAAggtattaaatttttaatcagAAAAAATGTTCCTTTAAACATTTCGCTCAGCACGATATGGAGAATTGCTATGTGTATATATAACAAACGGCTTAAGCTTATGTACATAGAGCATCCGATGTTTCTTCCATGCTTCCATTTACTACCGGAAGCAAAGATGGGAAAGATTCTAAGATGTTTTGCTGAAAATtcgctttctgtttttttttgtttgcattctgCCACTGTAGCACGTCGTTCTGCATCTCGTGGAAATAGTTCCTTCACAGTTTCGAACGTAGTTGGTTCCACACACTACAGCAGAACAGCCCGAGATGCACAACGTTCCAGGAAGCACCTCCTACCTTAAGTTCACGGTACGGTAATCGTTcgcttttgtgtgtattttttggtttttagttcCCATACATTTCTTTGGAAGAAATACGGCAGCACTGGCACATGGTTTTGCATCGCTCTGGGTCACATGATCACATACCATGCCACTTCCGGTATATAGTGGACggttgaaaatgaaatcacCTTTTGCTTGTACCGATGCTACCTTGTCCCGTTAGCTTTTCTGTACCGTTCAAACCGTTCGCTGCAACGGGTAGTTCGGTGGGATAATTTATATGAATATACACTCAACTTTTCTGCCCTTAATTCCATGCCCATGTGTATATAAGGAAAAACACAGTATAGTgaaccacacgcacacaagctTCCAGCAGGGAAATATTCCTTATGCTAGTGAGGAAAACCCAAACAagagagagaagcaaaaaaaaagctgcgaacaattttccaaccccGAACCAATCGTTGCACGCGTGCAGTGGAGAAATGCAATGGCGCAACGGTGTTATGCAGCGAGGATAGCGTGTGTATAGTGTATAGCCGCCTACTTTGATACTTAAAAAGCggaacaacacacacacacacgcgcacgctcgaaggtaaataaaagcgaaaataaataaatgcttaACGTGCGGTGTAAGCGACGCGACAGCAAAAGCTGATGACACAAAATGCGCTCGGGCACATTCCACGGACGCCTCCGGTGATGTAATCCGGCGGTGtcgcacgaaaaaaaaaacacacatacagagcGGCCATCTGCAGCCGAGACCTTCCGGCGACTGTATGAAGGAGTTTGTCCGCCGCGCCATGTTTGTTTCCGACCGGTCCGTCTAAAGCGGGCTGCTCCTGTAAGGTTTAGGTCGCCAACTACATAACCCTGTGCGCTGTGCATGTGTTTGTTGGTATGGTTTGTGGACAAATAGTAAGGGGTAAAGTACCATGGTCATCACCATGCCGGTCTCGACGACTCACACGCCTGTCAGACTACGACAACAAACGTGACGTACGCGTACGCTGGAACACGATCGAAACCAGGAAGCGTGtggctaaaaataaaatcccaccAACCCTTCGAGGGGAAATAATGCCTTCCTGCTTGCCGTATGCAAAATTTCCTTCAACGGCAAAGGAATCGTACCCGTAATGCAACAAATCATGATTGATttttggtaaagaaaaaagtcaCCCCCAATGCATCgtatttgtttgcaaaacaaaagcccaTTCGGGTCGGTTTTTGCTGGGGGCTTATCAGCATTTTCGGAAAAGGGGTTCTGTGGTAACCAGCTGTGAGGTCGGTTTGCCCACTGCCCAGAAATTTGCCTAATATATGCCAAAACTAGCAAACTCAATAATCAGCAACGGAAGAAACAAGTCTCGCGAAGGTCGTTCCGGCATTGGCAAAAATCATCCATAAGGTCGTGAACTAGAACTCGCCCTGCCTGAACGATGTTGTGGTCGGGTGTTCTGGTTTTTCGAGATTTTCCACTACTTTACTCGGTGACAGAGTTGCCGCAAACTGTTGCCCTCTTCTCCTTCGTTTCTTATCAACGCGAGGAGAACCAGTTCATCACAGCGGAAAGCCACAAagcaaatgcattttttttgtttgcttcaaagTTTTAATCAGTAAACCACTTAAGCGGGTAGCACACTTTGGTGACCTGAAAAACAAGGTGGAATtagtggggttttttttaaataactgtAAATATATAGTTTTATAGTAGAATgcggttgtgttttttccattttttggctaaataaaaattgattttattttccatttgctaGACAAAGTACAGCTTGGCAACTCTAATCCTTGAACATTATAGAGGCTCCAGCGCTTAATATACAGAGAAACGCCGATTATTCGTGGTCATCGGAACTCAACCCTTACCGGATAaccgaatatcacggataataggcacaactatttttattaataaatattagtaTTTGGTGTGTcatgggtggatttttttttctaaaactaGATGTTACTTTGCTTAATTGCtgtttacaaaataaatctgttctatttggtcgaacttgagcaaattgtatcattcgctattgacatttttatttcttgcaatGATCAGTTTTGCaattaatatgtcaattcgcctttggaactgtcatttccgagctgtgcggataatgggacagccggataaaaggtacccggaaaATCGGCGCTAAACTgtataagaaaattaatattttttccttaattttaaacaatttttcttaCCTAGCATTTAATGATTATGTTGAAATGtgacaattttaaaatgttttgaataaaaaaaaaagcatgaagaGTGTACTACCCacttaaacaaaatcattctcCTCACTGTGTGATAACCTCCGGCCCCTGGAACTAACCGGGTGGGGTCACTCCATGGTGGTTGGTGCGTTAGTTCCATTGGAGCACGATCTCTGTTCCTAATCTGCTTCCGACCGGATGCACTGCTTTAAGGATAGTGCGCACGAATCATCACGGCATTAAGGTGtccttttttcgctttttgcgTTTTCAGATTAAAATTATAGCCAAAAAACAAGCCCCAAATTTCGACTGTTTCGCACACCCGGCATGAAGAATATTGATTAACATTCCCATTTTGACATGGGCATCTGCTTGTGGTTCTGGACTCGTTTCTGATAGTGGTAGGTATGTCCACATACTCCACTACCATCAAACGGTACCCTAATCTAACCGTCGTGACCGATAAGGGTGACGAGTCGCTATAGCTGCAGGGTGAATGATAGCGAATGAAATCCCTGAAACGAGGGCGGCAAAGGGCGCGCAAAGGGTGAGCTTTCCTTGATAGCGATAAGCGAAATGTCGACGATGACTTTGTCCATCACACGGCACGCCGTTTGCCCGGGGTTTGCTTTGCgggaaagagtaaaaaaaaatgcgataaCTTATCAGGCCTCTATTGATAACGGACGGTTGTGACGCTTTACAAACAGTTGATGGTTgctcatcaaacaaacaaaaaaaccggtacGACAACTGTACGCAAAAATTGTACtaaaatatagtttttttagtattttgtttaaaaaaatttattcaaaaaaaagggtgtcagaaaacaaatgaaaccaaaaaaacttcttccaaGGCTTCGGTAAGAACTTTCCAGTTGCAGATAGTTTCTGCTGTAAAGTAACACCACAAAGTTCGATTAATTACAGCtgaaaaaagcagcagaacgAACCACCGGGGGGAGACAAGCTGTGTAACATAAAATTGTTCCATCCAGCTTAAGCCAAGTGTTGCTTGCATAATTTTCGCTTCGATAAGAAACTGCGAACAGAATTTAAATTGCCTCATTAAAAAGTACTCGATAAGCTTACagaaaggatgtttttttttttgttgtattgtgGTGGATTACTAGTGAAGCGAAGAAAATGAGTAATTTGTTGTAGTAATGCAGTTAATGTAATTATTtgtaataattgattttttttgttttggtttttatagCAAAGCGACAATACGCAAAGGAaaagttaaatttaaagcttttctttAATCTATTATTGGTTATTATTcaagattttatttcttttctttcagaAAGAACGGTTAACCaaggtttaattttattgtacaaaCTTTTTTACTACTCCGATCGTAATTTATTGATCGATCATCGTGTGTTTGGAGCACAACAAAGTTTACACCTTTCCTTTGCTCATTGTTATAAAAATACGACGCACCCATTACTGCTTTGATTGAAGAGCTTTTTCATCTTAATCTTGCCCATTTATTCGTGCTTTTGTGGACGGTTTTTCCAATAACGTAGGCAACAAGCTTATATGCTGCCCTGCCCGTAATGGGGATGGaaagaagagggaaaaagGAGGTCCTAGTGAGGTGCGCTTTTTATGCTGCATCCATTGCTACCTTCGTCGCCGTTCGTCGTCAAGATTGGTAGTGAATTTGATTAAATAACTTAACCAACGGACAAGATTACCGGAAGCGCGGCGAAGGAGGTTGTACGGTGATAAGGTTCTCCCTGCTCATGAAGCACGTCGTTATCAAGATTCTTTTATCGGACGTGATTGCTACAGGCCGGTGaagatggtggtggtgtgcaTCGTGTCTCACCCCCCATTTGACCGTTTTCCCTTCTGTTCTGCTACCACAAACGTATGCAGTTCTTGCAACTCCGCTGGTACGTAGAGAACGGTCATAAAGCTGTGATTAATGCACGTAGAAGCAtactttttattgatttatgcaGCAGGCAACATAAACGGAGAGCTTtttaacgcacacacacacatatctgGAAGCTTATGTACATACATGTAAATATGAatcgttttttgggggtaaCTTCCACCTAagggttagtttttttttgttgggttatTATTAAATAGGAAATAAAGTGAGTAAGGTGAAATGATCATTAAACAACCTTCCAGATACTAAGCtagaaaaatgttaattatatAAAGTGATGGTTGTTTCCTTTCAAGCAAGGGTAAGCGTCAACTAAAAGCTTTAAACCgtttttaacaatttctttAATACACATTACTTAAAATCATAGTATGCGCTGAGTTTTATGAAACGATGTATGATCCCTTTCCTTAGAAACCATCGTTTTCCGCGCTAAGAACGGTAAGTATGAATGAAAAAACAGCAACGTCGCGCGGACAAATTCGTGACCACCGTTCACAAACACAACCGTTGAACGGAACACACGCTTCGGGAAACATAAGCGAACGAAGAACAAGAAAACGCTGCCGGGCAGCAtcgcaaaaagaagaagaaacgaagCAACCCTGCAAAACTGTGCACAACCGTAAAGCGAGCATAggtaggaagaaaaagaaaagcgtttcttcgttcgtgtgtgtgtgtgtgtcagaaGGGAAAGGGCAAACAACAGTCGGCGGTGCGGCGCGGTTTCCGAAGTGCATTTAATGAGCCGTACACACGGTCGCACACAAGCGCACACATGCCGTAGTGTTCGTTTGATTGGCACGGCACACCAACACTAGCGTAGCGCAACGAAAGTGCGCTATAGCGCCACCGTCGTCGTCACGCGTCGTCGCGAGCTAGTGTGAAGAAGCGGAAGAAGCTGTCAGGAAGAAAACGACACACCGTTCGTAGTGGGAAGAAGAATACACGGACTCTCGTGCTCGCAACGTTGATGGTGCAGCAAGAAGAGGTAGAAGCAacataacagcaaaaaaagcaatcgatgatgatgacgacgagaCGACGTAGATGAGAAAGTTTAATTGTAGtccgtttctctctctcgcaagtgagcgagtgtgtgcgtgcggACAAAGAGGAAAGAGGAAGAGCGAGAGGGGAGAGTGACTCGTTCCTGCAGGTTgaacgtgtgagtgtgtgtgcaggagaaaaaaaatttgcagCACAGTACGGAAAAAGACCTAAAATCGGTGATTGTGTTGCAGAATTTCAGCATCCACAAGAAGTCCAGGCAGAAAGGCAAATAGTTTTtggtttaagaaaaaaatatacatatatgtcCCAATCACAAACCACACGATGCAAAGGTATGAAAACGCTGAGCCTAAGTTTGTGAAGGAGTTTATAGAACTgtacaaaagttttccatgcCTGTGGCATCAGCAGTCCAATCAGTATGAGCATGAGAAGCAGAAAGCTTATGAAGCGCTAGTACAGAAATACCGCGAAGTTGATCCGCAAGCAACCAAGGAAACGGTTAAGCGGAAGATTAACACACTTCGGACCAGTTACCGGAAGCAGTTGAGGCGGCTCCAACGGTCGTTCAAGGCGGGTACGAACCGTCAACCGACTTGGTGGTATTTTGAGCTGTTTAGCTTCTTAGACGACTATCCCAAATGGTTAAAACAAGACGATTTGGCGCAATCTGCCCATTCCGAGTCGCTGGATGATGAGGTAAGATAGAAGCGATATTTAGAGTATATACTTCATGTTTGACAGATATCTTTAAAACTGTTttgatgtttattgttttttaagtaCGACGATGACACAGTTGAAAATGACGGTACAAGAGTAGTGGAAGAATTCTACATAACGCCGCAGCCACTCACAGCTCAACAGACAGAATCGTGTAGCGATCAGTCTCATCTACGATCTCAATCACTTGTGACTTTACCACATGATCTAGATCTAGAAGAGCTAGTGCAGCAGCAATTGAACGCCTTCTTTCAGAATGAACCTTCAGTTGTATACGGAAAACATGTCGCCCACAAGCTACGATCACTGAGCGATCAACAGAACAAGTTCGCCCAGAAGCTTATCAACGATATCATATTCGAGGCAGAGATGGGAAGTTTGACCAGATGTTATACGCTTGTGGGGATGGAAAGCAACGAATTGGACGTGATGGACGAGGAAGTAGCTACTCAGCATACTACACATTCGAAATAGTTGCCACTAGTGAACACTAGgaacgtttcattttcataagaTTATTTTATGGGATTAAACTAGGTCCGAAGGTActtgaaacatgaattttacttatctattctatagtacgatctccaatCAACAATAAAGTACGGGAGTTGCGCTTTGGTTTATTCATGATGGCATGATGTTTGTATGAAACGGGAGAAGAATCTCCGCAGGTGTTTTTAGGTAGTTTGATGTGCCTTTGAAGTGGAGCTAATAACAAATTAAGtcaataaagtaaataaaaaagtattccAATGCTGTTTACTGTCATTCTTTTGTGTAATAAGAAGTGGTCAAAATAGCGGAAGTTATCAAACAAATTGTTCTTTTGAAAAGCAAGGAAGCGACGCCGTTATTTCCCCATCGTGTAGTAGTAGCGCGCTACTTTTGCGTCGCCTGCGTTTGCATGCAGAATAAGCCGTCGGGAACTGGGAATTGTAGGttgttgtttgtaaaaataaatgtattaaaaagaaacatatttccacTGAAATAAGTACAAATTGTAGCATCTTTTCGTAGGTTAGGAAACATCAATTGCCTAGCAAACAGTTTCTGGTcccggggtgtttttttttatttcgcgaTATACTACACTCAGTTAGGGCGGTTATTCTGCGGAAACGCAAAAATCTACATGCccgaaaaaatatattcacatacacacacaccagtaCTAACCCTGCCTGCTACCGTactgtctctgtgtgtgtcgATATGAATGAATAACATAAATCATTTCAACTTGTTCGCagttgtgtgagtgtatgcTGGTGCGTTGCGGCTCATTCGGGTCGGTTTTTTGCGCCTGcctaatgttgttttttgttctttatgtTTTTGGCATACAACCCCCCCATGCTCTGCTCTGTGCGGCCGTCGTCATCCGACGAACGCTTTTTTATGTTGGCCGTCATTCCGCTACACTCTGCGCTGGtgtcgctctctttctctctctctctctgcgcTACCTCCGCTTCAACCTTCACCTTTGCGTCTCTACATATACAGCCGCTTCTTATGCTATTTCGGTCTGTTTCCCTTCTTCTACCGTCGCACTACTTCATACCGTACTGTTTCCAACACCCCGGGCTTCCCGTCATCCTACGTCATTCGCTTTCATTTCGCTCTACCTTCTCTACTATGCGATCAAAgcgtacgcacacacagcaACACCGTATACAATCCACAATACGCTCCAATACATAGCCGGTCGTCGGtggaatggaaaggaaaagtgcGTGCGAGTGTGCGTGGAGTGTGTGTTGCGGAGGGTGAGTGGAATCGGGGCAGGATGGTTAGCCGGGGCAGCCTGCCTGCCTGTGCTGTCGGGTGACGGCCAATGCTTTCGATTATCTCACCACTTTTCATCCGCTCCCGCTTTCCCCCATGCATAAATGCCGTCCCTGCCCTGCCTTGCCATGTGTCGGTAGCCCGTCAGCACATAAGCGAGATTGTGTCAGCGCCCGCTAAGAGCAAAACACAAACTACGAAGCAaacgagaagaagaagaagagcgcTCGGATATTGTGTACgcgtgtgcgagtgtgtgtgagttggTGGAACACAGTTTACCGTTGTATTGcgcatctctctctctctctcgcattGCTTCGCCGTGgctattttctctttctctgctTCGATCGCATCGTAGCGTGCGGCGGTAAAATGGTTGTTGGCTAAAATGGTGGgcatttgtttgtgttcgtCGGTCGCGGCACAACGTCGTTCTGCTGTCGTTCGTCTCGCAGCAATTTTTACAGTTTCTCTACACTCTAGTTGCATACAGTtttgtgaaattgaaaattcaacACCTCAAAAATTAGTAACACCACTCAACACGGGGGTGCGTTTGCGTAATGCGCAGGGGGAAAATTGTATTACATTACAGTTGAGT
Proteins encoded in this window:
- the LOC125763687 gene encoding uncharacterized protein LOC125763687, which gives rise to MQRYENAEPKFVKEFIELYKSFPCLWHQQSNQYEHEKQKAYEALVQKYREVDPQATKETVKRKINTLRTSYRKQLRRLQRSFKAGTNRQPTWWYFELFSFLDDYPKWLKQDDLAQSAHSESLDDEYDDDTVENDGTRVVEEFYITPQPLTAQQTESCSDQSHLRSQSLVTLPHDLDLEELVQQQLNAFFQNEPSVVYGKHVAHKLRSLSDQQNKFAQKLINDIIFEAEMGSLTRCYTLVGMESNELDVMDEEVATQHTTHSK